Part of the Vigna unguiculata cultivar IT97K-499-35 chromosome 3, ASM411807v1, whole genome shotgun sequence genome, TGAGAAGGAATAGCCAAGTCTAAAAGAGCAGCAAAATAAGTATATTTGACAGTAAATCAACATCAAATATGATAACCAGTAGAAGGAATACATTAATGTaaataaagaattgaaaaacaaaacaaaaagaccAAGGAAAACATCACCTTACGTACAATTTAAGTTGTCTTTAGGTTGCAAGAATTTGGTGGATTAAGATCACATGGAAGATGAAGTTCAACATTTGTAAAAGCTTTTCAACGAGgtcaacattttaaaatgtgttgCTTCAACAAAGCAATTTAACAGTAATATCTTGATCAGATTTCCCAAATCGTCCCTAGTTTATTTTCAACTTAGAGTGTTACACTGCGAGGTACAGGCTTTTCTTCTATACTCAGGAGTTCTAATAAACACAGGATTATTCAATTATTTGCAAAGGGAAGAATCGACTTTTCTCGGAACATATCAATATCCAATTATGTTCAAGTTATTACCATCTCAAGCTTTGAATCTTGTTTGGAGACACAACAAAGTAAGAATCGATATTTACTCAGCTGAACAATGTAGTGCATTAATAATAACATGCACAGAGGTCCACAAACAAATAACCATATCAACCACAAATCATGACAGTGTCTACTATACCTGAAATGGACTTtctatatcaaataaaaaaaaaaattgaacaagttACACTGTCACCCGAGATTTCAAGAAATTATTAAACCCATCCCAATAATACCCCTCCCTCTTTTGACATTACTTTGTAATTCCTTAATCTATGTAACTACATAAAAAATAGGATATCCGTATTAATGGTAAGGGTATGTGGTGTTACAAGTCGTATGAATAAACAGTGGTTTGCGTAGGGTCAAAAAAAGGAGGGATATCAAGTGAAATTTTGTTAAACCTCGGAGAATGTGTAATTTACACTAAAAAACATCATCTATTTAATTTACATTGCAGACAAAGTCTAGCTAACAAAGTGATAGAGAGCATTGGATTCCATTAATCACTACCTCCATCTTCAGGGATGTCAGAAGTCCACAAGGTGAGGTTGTCCCTCAGAAGCTGCATAATTAGGGTGCTGTCTTTGTAAGACTCTTCACTCAGAGTATCCAACTCAGAGATTGCTTCATCAAATGCCTGCTTAGCAAGGTGACAAGCCCTGAAATATAAGAGTAAAGTGTTAAATTTGTTAAACAGGCCAACTTACACACATAGTATATGAACAAGGAGGTGAGTCAACAAACAATAATACTTTCAggacaacaaaataaaaacaataccTTTCAGGAGagttcaaaatttcataataaaagaCAGAGAAGTTCAAAGCCAGACCCAGTCGGATAGGATGCGTAGGAGGTAACTCAGCCTCTGCAGTAGTGGAAGCTGTCTGAAATAATTAAGAATTGTTCAGATCAATATGAAAGGTGGAAAATACTTTGGTAACTTAGCAGCCAAATTCATATCAGTAATGCCTACATCTAAATAAATGTCAAAAAGTGCTACACTGGTAAAGCTGATAAAAAGTCACAACACAATATGATGAAATTATGCCTGAAAAATAAACCCTAACCTACTGTATCCACACTCCCTCATTCCCTCAGTTAATTTTTCCCTCATTACCGTGTATGCTACAACCTTGATGGTAAAGaaccactagaatcactactTCAATATTACATGGCCAATGACTATGGCAAATAAACCATCAACAAGTGAACATAACATCAACATAAAcatacatattaagaaaagtgTCGACAGTATTCAAGTCATATGatttatattacaataataGATGGTTGACTAGACGATTACCTTcagggattttttttttagaagtcCAATAGTGTTTGCACTTTAGTCAATGACTCATTGGCTTCATCAGATTAGCACAAGGAAAAACCAATAAGCAAGACTTGAAGTTAATAATAAAGGAATGCAAAAACATATACGTTTCTCCTCTCTGCCCTTGGTTACCGGAGACATGCTAAGAAGCAAAGCAACCAACAACATACATCATGAATCACCAGGCATCAAACATCaagacattttaaattttaaccaCAACAGATGCAGGAGGTCCAAATACAAGCATACCTCATACGCTTTCATGGAATGATCAGCAGCCTCTTTTCTCTCATCACCGGACTTGAACTCCGCGAGATACCGGTAATAGTCCCCCTTCCTGCAGCCAACAACAGAGACATCAACATGCATGAATCTCTAAATCCACAGTGAGAGACAAAAAAGACCTCTCAGCACTCACATTTTGTAGAAAAAGACACTAGGTTCACCAGTAGTGCTAGAGGGGATAAGGTGCTCATCAATAACAGTCATGATATCACTGCAGATATTGGACAACTCAGACTCCACCTTCTGCCTATACTCCTTTATCCGCTTCACACTCACATCGTTCCCTTTCGCCTCTTCCTTCTGCTCAATCGACGAAAGAATCCTCCACGAAGCCCTACGAGCACCCACCACGTTCTTGTACCCCACCGACAGAAGGTTCCGCTCCTCAACCGTTAGTTCCACGTTAAGCTTCGCCACATTCTTCATTGCATCCACCATTTCTACCACACCAAACACTCTAAATCTCAGAATTCGTCTCCACGAAATTCAAATTAAACCAGAAAAAAGTGATTTCCAAATTAAACATCTAGGTCAGCacagtggtgactctcaaatcTCAACGCAGTAAAATCGGTAGACAAAAAAAACGACAGAGTGGAAGCATTTAAGAGAATGGATTACTACAAAGCACCTTCATAGCGTTCGGCTTGTTCGGCGAGCTTGGCAACGTAGACGAAGTTATCGCGTTCCTTGGTGGAGGCCATGGAGGATCTGCAACTTTCTCTCTCCTCacactttctctctctagaaATTTGTGTGTGTTGTGAGTGTTTGCAAGTTGATGAGCGCAGGGTTTAGTTGTGGAGAGACAGGGCACGACGGCACGGGTTGGTCGTGGGAGATGGTGAGTACCCACGCGTATCAAGGAGAGTGTCTGTCACGCGTTTGTGTTCAGGCGAAGAGTGGGGGAGGCTGTGATGGTGACGGGAGAGGTAGGCGCGTGGAACTGAGAGGGAGGCAAATTGATTGGCGTTTGGTGGGCattgaaatttcaaattcactttttttgtctttttgaaATTGAGGGGTTGTTGTTCACAcggaaacattaaaaattatactataTTTCTGTGTATGATGGAATTCTTCATTTCGGTCCACTTCGTCCTTCTTCACCCTTCgatataatctaaaataatccAACGCTCAGGATGGATTGATGTATTAATTTCAACTGTACAGTCGGCTACATAATGGTACCTCTATCATATATTTGAATGAGCTAATActatatttgattaaaaaacatgtttttttcaaCTAAacgaaaaataaattgattcaaTGATTGACGAGTTCATTTATATTGTGTCTAATTAAATCGAAAATACATACAAAGTGCAAAAATCCAACCCACAAACATATTGAAGTATTTTggtttatataataattagtatgGTCAAATCTAAATCAAACCAATGTGTGTGTACACTTGTAGAATGAGTCTTGTGTGATTTGGCTTTGTTAGGCGCTAGCAATATTGTTTTGAAGAACATAATATTATGTCGGATTATCCTTTTTGGTTTTCAATTTGTTTTGTCATatcatagtttttaaattaattagacatctaattaatatttaatgaagATGATAAAGTGACTCTAAAATGTTGATCTTTGTATGCTAACAAAATATTGTCATAAGTTGACATTAGTCCCAATATTTTATCGTTCAATTTTTGGTTTCTACATTTTTCAAATTGTAGGATTTGATGAGTTAAATTGGCATCCAACCTTTTGAAGACTCACATAAGGGTAAATAAGTAATAGGAGTGCTATTATCTAAAAAAAGTGATACAACTATATAATGCAGTGCGTTGCATTTAGTATAAACATcacaaaattgatgaaataaagatataaaacGCGATAAATAGTGCAAACACCGACAAGTCTtgtatactattatttttaagtagcaaaatttcaattaataaaaagtgattttaatattaacttGCACAATTTCTagtattgtttaaaaattaaaaaaaaatcgtttGAGTGATTAATTAGTGTATTCAATTTAGTAATCAACCAATCAATTTGATATACTAATTAAATTTGAAGtgatttaaaatagttttaatataatttatgtataataaCGACATTTAATATTAACAGTGTTTACATTTTTCAAATGTGGATTGTCGAGgtagaatattatttatcttgtCTATATCATGACTATTACTTTTATGACTATGAGGACTAATGTCGTCTAAAAATTTGTAAACAAcatagtattaaaaaataaagaaataaaaatagcaCATATAATACAAGTAGAAGGATTGTTCccgtataaatgaaaatttttggtaagaaaataagaagaaaatgagtaaGAACACCTAAATTATCAAATATGTCTAACTCAAATATTGCtttataagttaattatttaatttttccattCTTAACCGTATGGATGAAGTTTTAGGTGACTTTAGGTTGAAGAATGCAATGAATAAGATGATGCAACTttgtaaagaaataaaatgtggGAATTGTTGGTAAATTGTCCAATTGAAAAGAAATCTGTAAAATATTGATGAATGAATAATCTAAAATATGCTATAGACAGTGCACTTAAAAGATTCAAAGTCAAATTAATGGCAAAATGTATATATTACACTAAAATATTTACTCCATCAAAATCTTTAAAGGTAAATCTTAATTGGTTTTTACAACAATTTaatgcaaaaaatatttttttttacaatagaGTTATTAAAAAGACGTGAAATTTCATATACACATGATAAAAAGACATATAAGTTGAAACAATCATTGTACGAACTAAAATAATCATCACAAACATGGTTTGGTAGATTCACCAAGTCAATGTTTGTTTTTAGATATGTGGATGACATGATAGTTATGGAAATAATATAGAGGaaaccaaaatattaaaagaatactTGACAAAAGAATTTAAGATGAAAGATCTTGATCCTTTGAAGTTGTTTCTTGGAATTCAAGTTGTGTGTTGAAGAAGATCAGATTCTAACTAATAAGAAGATATATAAGAGACTTGTCTAGGAAGATTGATGTATCTCTCATATAGGAGACAATATTTACACTCTAGTGTGGTTAGTTAGTTCATGCATAATATAGGAGAAAAACACATAGATGTTGTTATACTGATTGTAAAAGATACTTTTGGaataaaagttgttaaaaaaaaCTCTAACAACAAAATGTGATAGTTTATGCTAATGCATATTGGACAAGTGCTCTTAATAACAAAAGATCAACTTTTGGACATTTCACATCATATGTAAAAGATAATATTCTCATATGAAAAAGTAAGAAGCAGAGAGAGTTATAGCTATATCCGGTGCAACTTAACTTTGAGGAGGTTTGTAGCTCATACTACTTTTTGATAATTTAGAACATGTACATACACATCACATTCAATTGtattgtaataataaatttgtgtgTAACATTGTTCATAACTTATCCAACACTATCGTATGAAAAATATAGAGATCGATAGTTTTCTcgtaaaagaaaaactataaaaatatttcgaAATTGTCAAGTATTCTATGTAAAGATGGGTTGACAAATATTCTAACCAAAACTTTGACAAGAAACGTTTTTGAGAAATTATTACACAAGTTAAGAACGTATGATATTTATTTACCAACTTGAGAAAAGacgttaaaataaaaatattagattatAGCAGTTACAATAGTATACCAAAAATATTGTATAGTTAGAACTTATTTGATTTAATCGTGATTTGTAAActcctttatatattatttgtaagaagagaatattataataatagttcaTCTTTATAcagaaatatatgaataaaaatgatatagtaaattttttgttcaacttTTTTATGCCGGTAAAAAGTTGTCGCAtaggatgaattttttaaaggATATCGTAGTTACAAAAGGGTTGTCTTTAGTAAATCTTTCTTCAAGATGTAACTACTCCCTTACATTATTAATACACAATATACTCTAGAAAAAGTGAGGAGAAAAGGTGCAAGTGATccaagaaataattttattgttagaaTCATCATTCAAGCTTCTAATCATCTAACTACACTAAGTGAGATAATGAGATTTAacttaattgtaaaattttcttctgtacatatgcttatacatttttaaatatgatttgatGAACTTTTCCACTTAACAAAAACAATTAGAGTTATAAGGTTAAATTACTGATaagagttaaaaagaaaaatgagagaCTAACTTTTGCAAACTATAAGATTGATTTAAAGAACTTGAAATGGAGGACGGGAAAAGTTGTAAATTCAACTCCATTTACTAACAAAATACTAACAACTAGCATTTGTCAAATGTAAATAAGATACAACATAATCCAACTTGTTTATATCAGTTCAAGTTAAAAATATCACATCCAACTTCTATGGAAACCGTTATTCCCACTCATCCGTTCCCTCTTAACAAAAAGtgtaatttctataaaaatctCTTCCCTCTCAACCGTTCGCTCTTCCAaccaaaataatgttttaatataaagCCGAGATTTTAAGTTGAAATTCAAATCAGAGACAACTAAAACACCCGATGATAGGTGCAAGAGACACGGCTTAAAAGCCACCAGCCTAGCTTAATCATGTCAATGACAAGTGTAAGTTGTAACATATAACAAGGACAAAACAATTAGTGTACATCATTTCCCAATAAGTAGAAACTCAAATTGTCAAATGTGTAATAATAACCCTTGCTACACAAACcatattgttttttttcattGGTATGATAATGTATTTTTCTGTAAGTTACATGATACTCCCTGTTAAGTAAGAACTACTGTATCTTTATATGAAATATGCGAGTAAAAAAATACTGTAATTATATTGATGACTAACTACTATAGTAAGAATTTTTTTCAGCTAGTATTGTGAAGTTAGACATGTCCCAAGAAAACTGAAATTACATACAGCAGTCACAAGCTAGCAGACAATAGTGATGATGCTTCTTGCTGTTTCAAGCTGTCAGCCACATGAGCAATTACTCCTACACCAGCATTGTGAAACCATTCGTTTTTCACCTGAAATCAAACAATCTCTCGTGTTACAAACTTTGTATCAATGATACCATCATCATCCGCCATATTAGACGTATTAAAGGGATGCAGTACATGAATGTTGTTATGAGCAAAGAAAGGCCAGAATGCTGAGTGAAAGCTGACATCAACTTTTTTCCATCCCAACAGCTGCAATCCCCGAATCATCTCCTCTGTTAAAAAGATGAGTGGCTTTAGAGGAATATCAATAGCTGAAGATAATTGATACATCTTCAGTAATTTTGGGAAAAAATGATCACCTTCTACAATTTCATGATATTCTACAGTACTCTGTGTATTGGGAGAATTTTGTGCCGCCTCCTTTGCTTGCACTgcttttgaagaaaatttagGGCCGTCAGAAGGAACTGGGGAACAATATTCCACATCAACTACGTGCTTGTATCCATCTAAAGATTGGCGAGGAGGCTGCCAATACAATAGAAAATGTTAGTACCACAGAAAGATATTCACATCTTTTCACAATCCAGGCGTTTCCCTTTCATACATTAAACATTTACTCCTTCAACTTTCAAAATAGAACCCCTACTGAAAAATTAATGTTGCAGCACTTTTTCCTTTATCCAACATCTATTGATAGAGGACTATCTTCTGAACAGAATTTGAGGAGGATCTTTATCAATGACTGAGATTTTTgtgatgtcaaatattatttggttctTATAAAAAAGGATTTATTTGTGGAAAATCTTTCTATGTTTATTAATCTGTTAGATTGTGTCACATTCCATCTTTGTCTTATTCTGCtttctttataattataaaattataaactctGATTTATCTCatctaaatattttgttattttacagAAATTATTCAAATTCAGAAAGATTGTCATCTTTCTGATAGGCATCGTATCATCTATAGTTTCTCTCCCACGTTTGCAGCACGGAAGTTAACACTAAACTAGATGCCAGAATTAACATCACTTGCAACATTTTAGCTGCAGTATATTGatccatttaatttaattttattcgtTTTAGAGGGATTAACTAACAGATCCCTAAGAACCAGTACTACATCCCAATTTTTGGATACATGCTTTCATAATTTGTTGACAGGCTGTGACTCAATTGGAATTCCTTATTAAGAAATTATGAAGGGACAGCATAAATTAAGCCACAAATGATCTGAGTTAATACAGTGCAAAGTATATTACCACCCGATAATTGAAAATGTGAAGAACTGAATATGTCAATCAATAGTCAAACGAGCGAAGTTCTTCAAGTGAAGTATAGTAGTACACAAGTAATtttcaaagaattaaaaaattaaaaaaatgtcaattctGATGAGATACTTAACTGTTGggatcaaattttatatatttatttatttttccacaattGGCCAATTAAACTTCGCCGTGGTAGCCTCTACCTCACTTTTAAACCACATTTTTCTGTTGAAAgataatacattattattattattattattattattattattattattattattattaagttttgttgttgttattattattgataggagaGGGGAAAGGAAATTTGATGCTCTAACAGTTCTAGTTCACAAAGTagtcaaataataataacccCCTTTTATACCTCTATAGTTctattattttcattacttatttatttctgacaaacaaaattttatcctATTAGCACTAGCAATTGtagaatttaaattacaaattacattTAAGTGATAAATCTAAGAGTTGAGACAAGAAAAGAGATTACAAATGCCAGACATAAAGACATTTAGGATGTTAAGTATAAAAGCATCCAACAAGATTCTAATTTAGTCGTAATCTAAGTATAAATTATTCATCTTTAAACTTGCATATGTTAAGAGATCAATAACCAACAAAATAAGACAACCTAAAAGGATAAATCATCAATATTCACCTTACTGAGCTCAGTTTCCCTCCTTATAGAGGAAGTGCGCCACCCTACCATATCTATATAAAGTTGAAGAAATTACCAAGATGGGGAGAAGTGGACCATGAGTTACTGATATGCCTAGAAGgtagtaaaacaaaaaaacatactGAGAGGATACGATCGTATGAAA contains:
- the LOC114177912 gene encoding 14-3-3-like protein C; its protein translation is MASTKERDNFVYVAKLAEQAERYEEMVDAMKNVAKLNVELTVEERNLLSVGYKNVVGARRASWRILSSIEQKEEAKGNDVSVKRIKEYRQKVESELSNICSDIMTVIDEHLIPSSTTGEPSVFFYKMKGDYYRYLAEFKSGDERKEAADHSMKAYETASTTAEAELPPTHPIRLGLALNFSVFYYEILNSPERACHLAKQAFDEAISELDTLSEESYKDSTLIMQLLRDNLTLWTSDIPEDGEEQKVDSARAAGGEEA